The genomic DNA CGGTACCACGTCTCAAACGATAGCGTGGCTTGTTGTTCAATGTTAACTTTCGCTGTTAATGTCTTAACGGAATCGCTTCCATATCCGGAGAACCATGCTCTCTCCTTCCCCTTCCCAGGAATCGCAACAGGTATGGCATCCGCGGTGAGCCGCGCTACTTGTCGTCTGATGCCATTTGTTGATACCGTATCCCGCGTTGGGTGGACCCGGTTAGTTAGTAAAATAGCGATCGTATCGTTCTTAGGGCTTACGACAATTGACGTCCCGGTAAAACCGGTATGTCCCATTGTGTGCTTTCCCGATAATGCATCCATGTACCAGCCTTGATTCAATTCCCATCCCAGACCATGGTCATCTCCTGAGAATTGCGGGATTTGATTTTTAGCCAGTAAGTCAACGGTTTCAGGCTTAAGAATTCTCGTCCCTTTATATTGCCCGCCTTGCAGCATCATATGAGCGAATATCGCGAGGTCCTTTGCTGTTGAAAAGACACCCGCGTGTCCAGCAACCCCATCAAGCGACCACGCATTTTCATCATGCACCTGCCCCCAAACAAGCCCTCTGTTCGTTTGCGGTTGATATTCAGTTGCAGCTATTCGATGCTTTAAAGAGGCGGGGGGATTGTACATAGTATTTTTCATACCAAGCGGTTTCGTAATATGATCTTGAACAAATGCATCTAGACGCTGGCCTGACAATCGCTCGACCAAGGCACCAAGTGTTATCATGTTCAAGTCACTGTACGTATAATTTGTCCCTGGTTCATTTTGTAATGGCTCCGAAAAAACCATTTGCATTCTTTCTTTGCGGCTGTCTCCCATGGTATACAGCGGTATCCACGGCTTAAATCCAGATGTGTGGGTCATAATTTGGCGGATCGTCACCTCAGATTTGCCGTTCTGGGCAAACGCTGGAATGTACTTGGCAACGGGGTCATCTAATTCAAATTGACCTTGTTCATATAAAATCATCGCTGCGGTTGTCGTGAAGAGTTTACTAATTGAGGCAATATCAAATAGGGTATTCTTTTGCATTTTGACGGGCTCGTCCATTTTTGCGAATGTCCCATCTCGATAGCGTGCTGCATAACCATACGCTTCTTGTTTGGCAATGGTTCCTTTCCGGGCAATCAAGACGACGGCGCCTGGCATAACCTTGTCTTCAATCGCGTTTTGAATGGCGCGATCCATCTGCTCAAGGGGCTGCGACATCATACCAGCACCTCTTATTGATCCTTCATGCACAACAGCTGAGGATGGACCTGGATGTCCCCATGTAAATACAGGATGAGGAGGTCTTTTGTCGTGGTCCGTTTGAGCATGGTCCGAGTGAGTCTCTGTAGACTCGGCGTTAACCGTACCCGGAAGAATCGTTGATAGACTCAAGACAGACACAGCAACGGCGGTTAATCCTTTCTTTTTCATATCGTTCCCCCTTCTACAATCACTTTTACGACGTCCGACGCACAGGACGTCACGCCTTAAAAAATGATTAGAATACAAGTTAAGATTACCAACAGTTGTCTATAGCTGTCTATACAACTATAGACCTAATGTTTTGAATTTTTACTAAATTTACTGTGCTTAATGACCTATATCCATTAAGGAGCTTCTGTCATGCACGGGACTTCTGCTCAAAAAAAAGCTTACCAACTGGCAAGCTTCTTAGACGGCTTATCATTATGTTTGTTTAAGAAAATTAACGGCAATTCTTGCTTCATCCAGCCGTCTCACTGAATCCTCATATTGATTCGTGACCACACACATAAATAAAATATCAATCAAGTGGAGCTGCGCTAAGCGTGAAGATGTCGCTGCACTTCGAAACACGGCCTCCTGTGATGCAGAAATATAAAGATTGATGTCGGCGATTTTAGATACAGGCGTTGTTCCATAACTTGTTAGACTCATTGTTATGGCTCTTCGGTGTTTTGCTAATTCTAATATTTTCACGACTTCTTCCGTTTCTCCAGAAAATGAAATCCCGAACACAACATCACCTTGCTTAACATTGGCTATGTTCATAGCCACCATATGCATATCAGTAAGAGCAACCGCTGATTTGTTAATGCGCATCAATTTTTGCTGAGCATCTTGGGCGATAACGCCAGATGCTCCTACACCAAAAAGGTGAATGGTCCCTGCATTCTGGATGGCGGCAACCGCATCCCTTAAAACTTCATCATTCAAGATTTCGCTTGTTTCCTTAATTGCCTGCAAATTGTTACTTGTCATTTTTCTTACAATGGATTCATGTGACTCATTCGGTTCAATATCCCGACATCCAACGTCGGTCGATTTTTGCAAATCACTAGCTATTCTTAATTTGAGTTCCTGAAACCCACTTAAACCGAGTGATTTGCATAGACGAATCACGGCAGCACTACTTGTTTGACTCAACTTTCCCAACTCATTTGCCGTATAACGAATACTATCATTGGGATGGTCTAAAATGTACAAAGCCATTTTGCGTTCGGAGGGCGGTAACTTATCAAGGATTTCTTTTAACATAATGAGTCCACCCGATAACGATGAGGAGCGATAATGATGATCTTTCAATGGTTTCAAATCTCCTATCCTATCATATTATTAGCCTTTTACAGCACCTTCGATCATGCCCTTAACAATGCGTCGTTGGAAAATGGCGTAGACAATTAGAATTGGAACAATCGCAATCGAAAGGCCGGCAAACAATGCCCCCCATGCATTTGTGTACTGAGCTTCTTGATTCATCAGATCCATCGCTACGCCCAGCGTATACTTCTCCTCTGTCTGGAGGAAAATCAGTGCCATAAAATATTCATTCCAAAAGTTGATCGCATTCATAATCGAGACCGTAATAACACCTGTTGTCACGAGCGGCGTCACAATTTTAAACAGAATACCGTACGGGGACATGCCATCCATGGCCGCTGACTCCTCTAACTCCCTGGGGACCGTCCCCATAAAACTCGTCAAAATAAAAATACTAAATGGAATTTGGGTCACGGCATATACAAGGGATAGCGCCCACAAATTATCGAGCATGTTAAATTTCATTAGAACAAAAAATAAAGGAATCCACCCTAAAACCATAGGAATCATCATTGCTGATAGATAAATGTTGAATAAGACTTTACTGCCGCGGAAATTGATCCGTTCAATGGCATAAGATGTCGGCAGAGCGAAAATCAGACATAATATCGTGCCTAATACCGTCACTAGAATACTATTAAAAAAACTTGAACCAATATTAAATTCTGTCCATGCAGTTATGAAGTTATCAAAGCTAAATGACTGAGGCAGGGCCCAAGGGGAAGCAAAAATTTCCCCATTTGATTTAAACGCGCCGAGAAACATCCAAATAATCGGATAGATCACAATCAGCGCCCATATAATCAGAGGCACTCGGAGAATCGCTTTTATTAGGAACTGTCCTATGTTCCGGTTCTGATCTTTCTTCGACTTTATGGTAGTCATTTTAGGATCATTCGGTATCTTCCGGTTCACACTATCCCCCCTAGTATTCGACTTTTTCCCTCTTTAAAAAGAGCTGCAAAAGGAACACGGTAATAAGCGATAACACTAATATCATCACACCGATGGTTGCTCCGTAGCCGAAATGAAATTGGTCAAAGGCTTGCTGGTATAGATAAGAGCCCATCACTTCCGTTGAATTGTTTGGCCCCCCGCGCGTCATAACCTGGACGATAATGAATGATCCATTCAATGTTGTGATCACAATATATAGAATCGATGTTTTGATTTGCGGCCAAACAAGCGGCACTGTTATCCTCCAAAACTGCTGCCAGTTATTGGCCCCATCAATATCTGCTGCTTCATATAAATTCTTAGGTACATTCACGATGCCACCTATAAGCAGAAGCATGAACAAACCAATGCCTGCCCATATTGAGGGAAGAACAAGACTCGGCAGCGCCCAATCAACACTCCCTAACCACGGTCTCGTCCAGCTCTCCAATCCAATGGCTTCCAATCCAGAATTGATCATACCTATGTCAGGATTATAAATAAACTGCCATAAAATACCTATAATAACGACAGACATGATATTAGGAAAGAAGAAAACAATACGATAAAAGGGCGACTCTTTGATTTTAAGCTGAGTCAGTGCGACGGCAAAGAACGTGGCTAAAATCATAATGCCAACGACCTTAGTAGCAACCAAAAAATAATCGTGTAAAATGGTTTGCGGAATAACCGGATCACTTAATAGCTTCTTGTAATTGTCCAGACCAATGAAGGTTTGCTCCCCCCCCATACCTGACCATTCAAAAAACGATAAATATAGACCGTTTGCTAAAGGATAAACAGTGAAAATGGCAAATACAATTAACGTCGGAAGTAGGCAGAATAACAGGAATATATGCCTTTGTTTTTTGGACTGCAACATTCTGATCCCTCCTTAACTCATTTTTACTTCGCCGATGAATCATCTTTAAGAGGAATGCAAAGGCCCATCCGTCAAGCCTCTACACCCCTCTACCATTTTTACTACGTTACAACGCACACACAGGACAGACTAGCATCGTCGTTAATAACTTTATTTACTATTGCGATAGTCCTTTGCAGCAGACGCCATTCTTTTACAAAATTCTTCAGCGTCAATATCACCTAACATGAGTGCAACCAATGCATTACCAAGGGGTTCTTCTAAGTCAGCGCTCATTGGATGCGGCTTATGGTGAATCTCTACTTGATCTGAATTAATCATTTTATTGGCGTCTTTCAAGTAACTGGAAACATTCGAATTGCCCGATAAGTCAACACCTTGCATATTCATCATGGCGCCCGTTAATTCAGCAAATTTCGAAGCATATTTTTTCTGAAAAGCAAAGTTAACAAACGCTTTTGCAGCTTCAGGATTTTCAGCTTTCTTGGCAATCGCAAGCGGCCGCAAGTCAGGAACAACAACCATCGGATCCCCGGAATCATTCATTGGCGAAGGGACAAATCCATATTCAAAGTCTTCCGGCACATCTTTCGCCATTTCATTCGGCAGCCAAAAACCGACAG from Tuberibacillus sp. Marseille-P3662 includes the following:
- a CDS encoding carbohydrate ABC transporter permease, whose translation is MTTIKSKKDQNRNIGQFLIKAILRVPLIIWALIVIYPIIWMFLGAFKSNGEIFASPWALPQSFSFDNFITAWTEFNIGSSFFNSILVTVLGTILCLIFALPTSYAIERINFRGSKVLFNIYLSAMMIPMVLGWIPLFFVLMKFNMLDNLWALSLVYAVTQIPFSIFILTSFMGTVPRELEESAAMDGMSPYGILFKIVTPLVTTGVITVSIMNAINFWNEYFMALIFLQTEEKYTLGVAMDLMNQEAQYTNAWGALFAGLSIAIVPILIVYAIFQRRIVKGMIEGAVKG
- a CDS encoding carbohydrate ABC transporter permease; translation: MLQSKKQRHIFLLFCLLPTLIVFAIFTVYPLANGLYLSFFEWSGMGGEQTFIGLDNYKKLLSDPVIPQTILHDYFLVATKVVGIMILATFFAVALTQLKIKESPFYRIVFFFPNIMSVVIIGILWQFIYNPDIGMINSGLEAIGLESWTRPWLGSVDWALPSLVLPSIWAGIGLFMLLLIGGIVNVPKNLYEAADIDGANNWQQFWRITVPLVWPQIKTSILYIVITTLNGSFIIVQVMTRGGPNNSTEVMGSYLYQQAFDQFHFGYGATIGVMILVLSLITVFLLQLFLKREKVEY
- a CDS encoding serine hydrolase domain-containing protein; its protein translation is MKKKGLTAVAVSVLSLSTILPGTVNAESTETHSDHAQTDHDKRPPHPVFTWGHPGPSSAVVHEGSIRGAGMMSQPLEQMDRAIQNAIEDKVMPGAVVLIARKGTIAKQEAYGYAARYRDGTFAKMDEPVKMQKNTLFDIASISKLFTTTAAMILYEQGQFELDDPVAKYIPAFAQNGKSEVTIRQIMTHTSGFKPWIPLYTMGDSRKERMQMVFSEPLQNEPGTNYTYSDLNMITLGALVERLSGQRLDAFVQDHITKPLGMKNTMYNPPASLKHRIAATEYQPQTNRGLVWGQVHDENAWSLDGVAGHAGVFSTAKDLAIFAHMMLQGGQYKGTRILKPETVDLLAKNQIPQFSGDDHGLGWELNQGWYMDALSGKHTMGHTGFTGTSIVVSPKNDTIAILLTNRVHPTRDTVSTNGIRRQVARLTADAIPVAIPGKGKERAWFSGYGSDSVKTLTAKVNIEQQATLSFETWYRTEDSYDYGVIEGSEDGKRWTTLGERVTGNSGDWLTKKVQLPANTKLIRFRYETDHSVNGRGWYVHHLKLSHADGTISEPKLKSDSWTLRNY
- a CDS encoding MurR/RpiR family transcriptional regulator encodes the protein MLKEILDKLPPSERKMALYILDHPNDSIRYTANELGKLSQTSSAAVIRLCKSLGLSGFQELKLRIASDLQKSTDVGCRDIEPNESHESIVRKMTSNNLQAIKETSEILNDEVLRDAVAAIQNAGTIHLFGVGASGVIAQDAQQKLMRINKSAVALTDMHMVAMNIANVKQGDVVFGISFSGETEEVVKILELAKHRRAITMSLTSYGTTPVSKIADINLYISASQEAVFRSAATSSRLAQLHLIDILFMCVVTNQYEDSVRRLDEARIAVNFLKQT